Proteins found in one Zea mays cultivar B73 chromosome 1, Zm-B73-REFERENCE-NAM-5.0, whole genome shotgun sequence genomic segment:
- the LOC118476165 gene encoding uncharacterized protein — MGRLALLICVLLLAAAIVANGARSAGTVRGGGGGAAPASPVVATKPTVAAVDKTTPAAAAAATAETTATSEQQQQPTLDDPSSDSKRKVPNGPDPIHNRYWSRLI; from the coding sequence ATGGGCCGGCTGGCCTTGCTCATCTGCGTGCTGCTCTTGGCAGCGGCAATAGTGGCGAACGGTGCCAGGTCTGCAGGAACCgttcgcggcggcggcggcggcgctgcacCTGCTAGTCCTGTCGTCGCAACAAAACCTACTGTTGCTGCTGTAGATAAGACgacaccggcggcggcggcggctgctacCGCTGAAACTACGGCGACTtcagagcagcagcagcagcccacCCTGGATGACCCGTCCAGTGACAGCAAGAGGAAGGTGCCCAACGGACCTGATCCTATTCATAACAGGTACTGGTCTCGTTTAATATAA